One window of Gloeothece citriformis PCC 7424 genomic DNA carries:
- the glmM gene encoding phosphoglucosamine mutase gives MVTSLYRNGNGRLNSYTQDTANLGVVNQLCPLPKTPLFGTDGIRGKVGELLNASLALDLGFCAAQVLKATMPTPGPIIIGQDSRNSSDMLTTAITAGLTSAGVEVWQIGLCPTPCVAYLARNTEAMGGIMISASHNPPEDNGIKFFDHQGLKLSKGLAQQVEDLLRNTLESNSQRESSLSWGKYYHRRELIEQYLQQLSLSIPTDVNLEGMRIVLDLAWGAAVEIAPQVFKSLGAEVICLHDQPDGDRINVNCGSTHLNLLQQAVKEFGADLGVAFDGDADRVLAVDSEGRVVDGDYILYFWGQTLKAQDKLPNNLIIATVMANLGFEKAWQNLGGQLIRTAVGDQHVQAQMWETGAMLGGEQSGHIICHHHGVSGDGIQTALHLAALVRQSGRSLGALVEQSFQPYPQILRNVRVEDRERRCNWKDCNPLQIAIAEAQAAMGDRGRVLVRASGTEPLIRVMVESECAQSANYWTEHLIGVVQKYLA, from the coding sequence ATGGTAACTTCTTTATATCGAAATGGTAACGGTCGTTTAAATAGCTACACTCAAGATACAGCAAACCTTGGTGTAGTCAATCAGCTTTGCCCTCTGCCTAAAACTCCTCTATTTGGAACGGATGGTATTCGAGGAAAAGTCGGTGAACTTTTAAATGCGTCTTTAGCTTTAGATTTAGGATTTTGTGCGGCACAAGTGTTAAAAGCCACTATGCCAACCCCAGGGCCGATTATTATTGGTCAAGATTCGAGAAATTCTAGTGATATGTTAACAACGGCTATCACCGCCGGCTTAACCTCTGCCGGTGTCGAAGTTTGGCAGATTGGCCTATGTCCGACTCCCTGTGTGGCTTACTTAGCGCGCAATACTGAGGCAATGGGAGGAATTATGATTTCTGCCAGCCACAACCCTCCCGAAGATAACGGAATTAAGTTTTTTGACCATCAAGGATTAAAACTCTCCAAAGGATTAGCGCAACAAGTAGAAGATCTTCTCAGAAACACCCTTGAATCTAACTCTCAACGGGAATCTTCCTTAAGTTGGGGTAAATATTATCATCGTCGAGAATTAATTGAGCAGTATTTACAGCAGTTAAGCTTATCTATCCCCACAGATGTTAACTTAGAAGGAATGCGAATTGTCTTAGATTTGGCTTGGGGTGCTGCGGTAGAAATTGCTCCCCAAGTTTTTAAGTCTTTGGGTGCAGAGGTGATCTGTTTACACGATCAACCCGATGGCGATCGCATTAATGTTAACTGTGGGTCTACTCATTTAAATTTATTACAACAAGCGGTTAAAGAATTTGGGGCAGATTTAGGGGTTGCCTTTGATGGAGATGCCGATCGGGTGTTAGCGGTAGATTCTGAAGGGAGAGTAGTCGATGGGGATTATATTCTCTATTTTTGGGGTCAAACCCTCAAAGCTCAAGATAAATTGCCCAACAATTTAATTATTGCCACAGTCATGGCTAATTTAGGCTTTGAGAAAGCGTGGCAAAATCTTGGGGGTCAATTAATTCGTACTGCGGTAGGGGATCAGCACGTTCAAGCTCAAATGTGGGAAACCGGAGCAATGTTAGGGGGTGAACAGTCTGGCCATATTATCTGTCATCATCATGGGGTTTCTGGGGATGGCATTCAAACCGCCTTACATTTGGCCGCTTTAGTGCGTCAGTCGGGACGGTCTTTAGGCGCTTTAGTTGAGCAAAGTTTTCAGCCTTACCCCCAAATTTTACGCAATGTTCGGGTAGAAGACCGAGAACGTCGCTGTAATTGGAAAGACTGTAACCCTCTCCAAATTGCGATCGCTGAAGCTCAAGCCGCTATGGGAGATCGAGGACGAGTTTTAGTTCGAGCTTCCGGAACAGAACCCTTAATTCGGGTTATGGTAGAGTCCGAATGTGCCCAGTCCGCTAACTATTGGACAGAGCATTTAATCGGTGTGGTTCAGAAATATTTAGCTTAA
- a CDS encoding DUF3177 family protein, giving the protein MNDIWFRSLVWTDYRLAVLLTVILPIILLIWSLARGIESISKLLVIYWRVASLLMITVYLMIPAWPISFITSFASRVLIPISLWFWVDLNDEIKDLPQSSLKMALTSWRWAITIYSTLGAIATIPFLPCGFEQEVAENQFCRVWLEAPWRFREMFHPTTEQEVLGFFGLLGLMIYLLYFVYFIFIRLPKQGRIALEQ; this is encoded by the coding sequence ATGAACGACATTTGGTTTAGATCCTTAGTTTGGACAGATTATCGATTAGCTGTGTTATTAACGGTTATTTTGCCGATTATTTTGTTAATTTGGTCTTTAGCCAGAGGAATAGAATCTATTTCTAAATTGTTAGTGATTTACTGGCGAGTGGCTAGTTTATTAATGATTACGGTTTATTTGATGATTCCGGCTTGGCCGATTAGTTTTATTACCAGTTTTGCGTCTAGGGTTCTAATTCCGATTTCTCTGTGGTTTTGGGTGGATTTAAATGATGAAATTAAAGATTTACCCCAAAGTTCTTTAAAAATGGCTTTAACCTCTTGGCGTTGGGCAATAACGATCTATTCTACTCTAGGGGCGATCGCTACTATTCCGTTTTTGCCTTGCGGCTTTGAGCAAGAGGTAGCAGAAAACCAGTTTTGTCGAGTTTGGTTAGAAGCTCCCTGGCGATTTCGAGAAATGTTTCACCCGACGACGGAGCAGGAAGTTTTAGGATTTTTTGGATTGCTGGGGTTAATGATTTATCTGCTGTACTTTGTTTATTTTATCTTTATTCGTTTGCCTAAACAGGGACGCATTGCTCTAGAGCAATAG
- a CDS encoding Calvin cycle protein CP12, producing MSNIHEQIEQELENARAVCSTEGANSSDCAAAWDVVEELQAEASHQLQKHPQQTYFEKYCDANPDADECRVYDD from the coding sequence ATGAGCAATATCCACGAACAAATTGAACAAGAACTCGAAAACGCCAGAGCCGTTTGCAGTACCGAGGGGGCTAACTCCTCTGACTGTGCGGCTGCCTGGGATGTAGTAGAAGAATTACAAGCAGAAGCATCTCATCAACTTCAAAAGCATCCTCAGCAAACGTATTTTGAAAAATACTGCGATGCTAACCCTGATGCTGATGAATGTCGGGTTTATGATGACTAA
- a CDS encoding FIST signal transduction protein, which produces MTKPMQWTNALSTRPSLEAAVTEVVDKITSSLTDSPDLGIVFISSAYASDYPRLVPLILEKLPLPILIGCGGGGIIGMKGSDQVLEIEGSPALSLSVATMPGVEITPFYLSADELPDLDAPPEAWSNLIGVLPDKNPQFILLCDPFTSKINDLLEGLDFAYPGAVKIGGLASTSTMGLPSALFYHHSNQVEAALYREGTIGIAFAGEIIVETIVAQGCRPIGEPYRINHSERNIIIELTDIDNETPPRPPLVILQDLVQSLSDQDRQLAQHSLFIGIARDEFKFQLHQGDFLIRNLIGVDPRQGAIAVGDRVRNGQRIQFHLRDAQTSATDLELLLQAYQREPGRDLPAAGALMFSCLGRGEGLYGELNFDSNLFRHYLQNICIGGFFCNGEIGPVGGRTFLHGYTSAFAIFRQP; this is translated from the coding sequence ATGACTAAGCCAATGCAATGGACTAACGCCCTATCAACTCGTCCGTCTTTAGAAGCCGCCGTCACAGAAGTGGTGGATAAAATCACCTCCTCTCTAACCGACTCTCCAGATTTAGGAATTGTGTTTATTTCTTCAGCTTATGCGAGTGATTATCCCCGGCTAGTTCCCCTAATTTTAGAAAAACTTCCCCTACCAATTTTAATCGGTTGTGGAGGCGGCGGGATTATTGGTATGAAAGGATCGGATCAAGTTTTAGAAATAGAAGGCTCTCCGGCTTTAAGTCTGAGTGTGGCGACTATGCCAGGGGTTGAAATTACGCCCTTTTACCTCAGCGCAGATGAGCTACCGGATTTAGATGCTCCCCCCGAAGCTTGGAGTAATTTAATCGGCGTTTTACCCGACAAAAATCCTCAATTTATTTTATTATGCGATCCCTTCACCTCAAAAATTAATGATTTACTAGAAGGACTTGATTTTGCTTATCCAGGAGCAGTCAAAATTGGGGGACTAGCTAGCACTAGCACGATGGGGCTTCCCAGTGCCCTGTTTTATCATCATTCTAATCAGGTAGAGGCCGCTCTCTATCGAGAGGGAACAATCGGTATTGCTTTTGCCGGGGAAATTATTGTAGAAACTATTGTAGCTCAAGGGTGTCGTCCTATCGGTGAACCCTATCGGATTAATCATAGTGAACGCAACATCATTATTGAATTAACCGATATTGACAACGAAACTCCACCCCGTCCACCTCTAGTGATTTTACAGGATTTGGTTCAAAGTCTAAGTGACCAAGATCGACAGTTAGCCCAACATTCTCTGTTTATCGGCATTGCTAGGGATGAATTTAAATTTCAACTCCATCAAGGGGATTTTTTAATCCGCAATTTAATCGGAGTCGATCCCAGACAAGGCGCTATAGCTGTCGGCGATCGCGTAAGAAATGGTCAACGGATACAATTTCATTTACGGGATGCTCAAACCTCAGCCACAGATTTAGAATTACTCCTACAAGCTTACCAACGAGAACCCGGACGAGACTTACCGGCAGCCGGAGCGTTAATGTTTTCCTGTTTAGGACGGGGAGAAGGGCTTTATGGTGAGTTAAATTTTGATTCTAATTTATTCCGGCATTATTTACAAAATATCTGTATAGGAGGGTTTTTCTGCAATGGAGAAATTGGCCCAGTAGGAGGAAGAACCTTTTTACATGGTTATACGTCTGCTTTTGCCATTTTTCGTCAACCCTAG
- a CDS encoding HNH endonuclease: MSYVTEPLNHSVVVFSRNYLPISRVNIRRAVILLVTGKAEPIDVLSEAIWEIRSPNLVVQVPPQIRLTLNSGDRLWKTPPVNRREVLRRDKHQCQYCGSKHKLTLDHILPRSKGGKHTWDNVVIACESCNSRKGDRTPSEAGMILKTSPKAPIHPTILFAEQFWQQQQL; the protein is encoded by the coding sequence GTGAGCTATGTAACAGAACCTCTAAATCATTCCGTTGTGGTATTCTCTAGAAATTATCTCCCCATCAGTCGGGTTAATATTCGACGAGCAGTTATTCTTCTGGTTACTGGAAAAGCTGAACCGATCGATGTATTATCGGAGGCAATTTGGGAAATCCGTTCTCCTAATTTAGTGGTGCAAGTTCCCCCCCAGATTCGCTTAACCCTTAATAGTGGCGATCGACTCTGGAAAACTCCCCCAGTCAACCGACGGGAAGTTCTGCGACGGGATAAACATCAGTGTCAATACTGTGGGAGCAAACATAAGCTCACCCTAGATCATATTCTTCCTCGCTCAAAAGGCGGAAAACACACTTGGGATAATGTAGTTATTGCTTGCGAAAGTTGTAACTCTCGTAAAGGCGATCGCACTCCTTCTGAAGCAGGGATGATCTTAAAAACTAGCCCCAAAGCTCCCATTCACCCGACTATTCTGTTTGCTGAACAGTTTTGGCAACAACAGCAGTTGTAA
- a CDS encoding alr0857 family protein codes for MLKLTYTENGFHLERLSQSLEEWVNIRVMLALRSATPLYVEPSTAAFLLPIDVPYLTDLEKLIEKENGFLELSMSDEETVEVSLQGTWITSDPEDEEGVFICLLSDRTEFFLEKLWQEAHLGAFVVNE; via the coding sequence ATGTTAAAATTAACTTATACAGAAAATGGTTTCCATTTAGAACGTTTATCACAATCCCTAGAAGAGTGGGTGAATATACGGGTGATGCTTGCTCTACGTTCAGCAACTCCGCTTTATGTTGAACCGAGTACGGCGGCCTTTTTACTGCCGATCGATGTCCCTTATTTAACGGATCTCGAAAAACTCATCGAAAAAGAAAATGGTTTTTTGGAGTTATCCATGTCTGATGAGGAAACTGTCGAAGTTAGCTTACAGGGAACTTGGATCACTTCTGATCCAGAGGATGAAGAAGGGGTTTTTATTTGTCTGTTGAGCGATCGCACAGAATTCTTTCTTGAGAAACTCTGGCAAGAAGCCCATTTAGGGGCCTTTGTAGTCAATGAATAA
- a CDS encoding tetratricopeptide repeat protein — MLHEDLGRGDFVAVTGMGGVGKTELVTQYVKRYGEAYGGITWFNDRERGLAAEVFKFFVLQLNYEIPQELGGQRLSLKQQLEWCWSNYPACELPILLVFDDVTHLDNFREVVPSDNRFRVLVTTRLQYLDPNFISEVGLDVLSPENEPGKALELLESLLGTKDKRVQRKPQAAANICQCLEFLPLGIILVGGYLVNEPDLSLERMLQRLQEKKLAEEALQQRESLNKYERGVRAAFALTWEELNPLSQQVGMFLSLFSPKLIHWDLVVGVVCDLSPDPSPTMRGENIDLSPNPSPTMRGENIDIVPPSLVGKGVRGLGLNWSEEKLNEGKKQLYKRNLLQREEEREGCYKIHALVRWFLQERLEESGEIKGVLKQTFATAMITKAKIIPKQPSVTDIENVKDFIPHIEALAESLIEEAKDKRQGKIITSAFLSDEDIIRPFVGVGWFYQGQGLYFLAEPWLKQYVDVLKSYFGEEHPDVATSLNNLAVLYHYQGRYTEAEPLYLQALEMRKQLLGQSHPDVATSLNNLAILYYSMGRYEKAEPLYLEALEMYKQLLGQSHPDVATSLNNLAILYYSMGRYEKAEPLYLEALEMYKQLLGQSHPDVATSLNNLAILYYSMGRYEKAEPLYLEALEMYKQLLGQSHPDVATSLNNLAILYYSMRRYKKAEPLYLEAWEMYKQLLGQSHPLVATSLNNLALLYSSMGHYDKAEPLLLEALEMSKQLLGQSHPDVATSLNNLALLYSSMGRYEKAEPLYLEALEICERVLGNNHPNTVAIRENLDLMQQERTSLDIWSHRLGYVVGILLGIVILPVVILLVPFYVLWLLFKRLFTFLFR; from the coding sequence TTGCTGCATGAAGATTTAGGGAGAGGAGATTTTGTTGCGGTGACGGGAATGGGGGGAGTGGGTAAAACTGAGTTGGTGACTCAGTATGTTAAGCGGTATGGGGAAGCTTACGGGGGGATAACTTGGTTTAATGATAGGGAAAGGGGTTTGGCGGCAGAAGTTTTCAAGTTTTTTGTTTTACAGTTAAATTATGAGATTCCCCAAGAGTTAGGGGGACAACGGTTAAGTCTTAAACAACAATTAGAGTGGTGTTGGAGTAATTATCCGGCTTGTGAGTTGCCTATTTTACTGGTTTTTGATGATGTTACTCATTTAGATAATTTTCGGGAGGTTGTTCCTAGTGATAACCGTTTTCGAGTTTTGGTGACGACTCGACTACAATATCTAGACCCTAATTTTATTAGTGAGGTGGGTTTAGATGTTCTTTCCCCAGAAAATGAACCGGGTAAGGCGTTAGAACTGTTAGAAAGTTTGTTAGGAACGAAAGATAAGCGCGTCCAAAGAAAACCCCAAGCGGCAGCAAATATATGTCAATGTTTGGAGTTTTTGCCGTTGGGGATAATTTTAGTCGGGGGGTATTTGGTTAATGAGCCGGATTTGTCTTTAGAGAGAATGTTACAGCGCTTGCAGGAGAAAAAGTTAGCAGAGGAAGCGCTACAGCAACGGGAAAGTCTTAATAAATATGAAAGGGGAGTTAGGGCGGCTTTTGCGTTAACTTGGGAAGAACTTAATCCTTTGTCTCAACAAGTAGGAATGTTCCTCAGTTTATTCTCTCCTAAGTTGATTCATTGGGATTTGGTGGTAGGGGTTGTGTGTGACCTCTCCCCTGACCCCTCTCCTACTATGAGAGGGGAGAATATTGACCTCTCCCCCAACCCCTCTCCTACTATGAGAGGGGAGAATATTGATATTGTTCCCCCTTCCCTTGTAGGGAAGGGGGTTAGGGGGTTAGGTCTTAATTGGTCGGAGGAGAAGTTAAACGAGGGGAAAAAGCAACTCTATAAACGAAATTTGCTGCAACGGGAAGAAGAGAGAGAGGGATGTTATAAAATTCATGCTTTAGTAAGGTGGTTTTTACAGGAAAGGTTAGAGGAGTCAGGGGAGATAAAGGGAGTTTTAAAACAAACTTTCGCCACCGCGATGATAACTAAGGCTAAAATTATTCCTAAGCAACCCAGTGTTACAGATATTGAAAATGTTAAAGATTTTATTCCCCATATAGAAGCATTGGCAGAGAGTTTAATTGAAGAAGCAAAGGACAAAAGACAGGGAAAGATCATTACCTCAGCATTCTTGTCTGATGAGGATATTATCCGGCCTTTTGTGGGGGTAGGATGGTTTTATCAAGGGCAGGGGTTATATTTTTTAGCAGAACCTTGGTTAAAGCAATATGTAGATGTGCTTAAAAGTTACTTTGGAGAAGAACATCCCGATGTAGCAACCAGTTTGAACAATTTAGCCGTACTCTACCATTACCAAGGGCGCTACACTGAAGCCGAACCCCTGTACCTCCAAGCGTTGGAGATGAGAAAGCAACTGTTAGGGCAATCTCATCCTGATGTGGCAACCAGTTTGAACAATTTAGCCATTCTCTACTATTCAATGGGGCGCTACGAAAAAGCCGAACCCCTATACCTCGAAGCTTTGGAGATGTATAAGCAACTGTTGGGGCAATCTCATCCTGATGTGGCAACCAGTTTGAACAATTTAGCCATTCTCTACTATTCAATGGGGCGCTACGAAAAAGCCGAACCCCTATACCTCGAAGCTTTGGAGATGTATAAGCAACTGTTGGGGCAATCTCATCCTGATGTGGCAACCAGTTTGAACAATTTAGCCATTCTCTACTATTCAATGGGGCGCTACGAAAAAGCCGAACCCCTATACCTCGAAGCTTTGGAGATGTATAAGCAACTGTTGGGGCAATCTCATCCTGATGTGGCAACCAGTTTGAACAATTTAGCCATTCTCTACTATTCAATGAGGCGCTACAAAAAAGCTGAACCCCTATACCTCGAAGCTTGGGAGATGTATAAGCAACTGTTGGGGCAATCTCATCCTCTTGTCGCAACGAGCTTGAACAATTTAGCCCTTCTCTACTCTTCAATGGGGCACTACGACAAAGCTGAACCTCTGTTGCTCGAAGCTTTGGAGATGAGTAAGCAACTGTTGGGGCAATCTCATCCTGATGTGGCAACCAGTTTGAACAATTTAGCCCTTCTCTACTCTTCAATGGGGCGCTACGAAAAAGCCGAACCTCTCTACCTCGAAGCTTTGGAGATATGTGAACGAGTCTTAGGGAATAATCATCCTAATACGGTGGCAATTAGAGAAAATCTTGACCTTATGCAACAGGAACGTACTTCCCTTGACATCTGGAGTCATCGCTTGGGTTACGTTGTTGGAATTTTGTTAGGAATAGTGATATTACCTGTTGTAATCTTGTTAGTACCCTTTTATGTCCTGTGGTTGCTCTTTAAGCGCTTGTTTACTTTCCTGTTCCGTTAA
- a CDS encoding permease, with product MTHLSYAITLFLSLLMTSLPFLLLGIFVSSWLLVFVDEHQLTAKFPHNRILGALIGSSLGMIIPVCQYGNVPVTRRLLMQGAPLSVAISFLVASPTVNPIVLWLTWQAFPNQASILFYRLLLAWLIAFILGLIFSTHTEKPWTSDEYTSPRCYLLPSGTFLLPSEESQPLHRVGNLVYEYKTTTTARKSLKVGLSLLWQNAVQETLELGSILIIGCAIATLVQVFLPQGQILNWGQSPPSQILVMILLGFILSLGSPNSGFFLSFFTSTFLKGSLLSFLLFSSVVDLKSLGLLFFVLRVKAVVYLLILVLELTLLSALIFNFYLS from the coding sequence ATGACTCATTTAAGTTACGCCATAACCTTATTTTTAAGCTTATTAATGACATCCCTCCCCTTCCTGTTGTTGGGAATATTCGTTTCTAGTTGGTTGCTGGTGTTTGTCGATGAGCATCAACTAACCGCTAAATTTCCCCATAATCGCATTTTAGGGGCACTCATTGGCAGTAGTTTAGGCATGATTATCCCTGTCTGTCAATATGGTAACGTACCGGTCACTAGACGGCTATTGATGCAGGGCGCTCCTCTATCGGTTGCGATCAGTTTTTTAGTGGCTAGTCCTACGGTTAATCCTATTGTTCTTTGGTTGACTTGGCAAGCTTTTCCGAATCAAGCTAGTATTCTATTCTACCGTCTTTTATTAGCTTGGCTAATTGCTTTTATTCTTGGGCTAATTTTTAGCACCCACACGGAAAAACCTTGGACGAGTGATGAATATACCTCTCCTCGCTGTTATTTATTACCCTCCGGCACTTTTTTATTGCCTTCTGAAGAGAGTCAACCTTTACATCGAGTCGGAAATTTAGTCTATGAATATAAAACGACTACTACTGCTAGAAAGTCTTTAAAAGTTGGCTTAAGTTTATTATGGCAAAATGCTGTTCAAGAAACTTTAGAATTAGGTTCTATTCTAATTATTGGATGTGCGATCGCTACTTTAGTTCAAGTATTTCTGCCTCAAGGTCAAATTTTAAATTGGGGACAATCTCCTCCCTCTCAAATCTTGGTTATGATTTTATTGGGGTTTATTTTGTCCTTGGGGTCTCCTAATAGCGGGTTTTTTCTGAGCTTTTTTACATCGACTTTTCTCAAAGGATCTCTGTTGAGTTTTCTTCTGTTTAGTTCGGTTGTGGATCTCAAAAGTCTGGGCTTATTATTTTTTGTCTTACGAGTTAAAGCGGTTGTTTATTTACTGATCTTGGTTTTAGAATTGACACTTTTATCCGCATTAATCTTTAATTTTTACCTCTCTTAG
- a CDS encoding DHH family phosphoesterase, which yields MTSELLNKNKDSNYEPKETIIKSSNGVSQLGTDNETPNRSLEQIIDKFRRTLENHKGERQIVVIQDFPDPDALASAWAYQLIAEQYDIKCDIVYAGTLSHQENIALVRLTGLPAKRWGVYTLKDRDLSVYQGCVLMDSQGTNSQLMPLIKEHKIPVVVVVDHHSKQEDLGAEFIDLRPQIRATATILTQYLQSGILKLNSNDTCHVKCATALMHGIRSDSNNLLQALEADFQSAAYLSRFYDVQLLNAVLQSARSRRVMDIIERSLKNRMIKNNFSIAGVGYLRYDDRDAIPQAADFLVTEENIHTAVVYGIVHDEDEGVELIIGSLRTTKLTLDPDEFLKEAFGHDGQGHFFGGGRYMAGGFEIPVGFLGGFNDNNQYAKLKWEVFDTQIKQKLLRLVNPDASVIET from the coding sequence ATGACCTCAGAATTACTCAATAAAAATAAAGACTCTAACTATGAGCCAAAAGAGACTATCATTAAATCATCTAATGGAGTTTCTCAATTAGGGACAGACAACGAAACCCCAAATCGGTCTTTAGAACAAATTATAGACAAATTCCGCCGGACATTAGAAAATCATAAAGGAGAACGGCAAATTGTAGTGATTCAAGATTTTCCGGATCCGGATGCGTTAGCGAGTGCTTGGGCTTATCAATTGATCGCCGAACAATACGACATCAAATGTGATATTGTTTATGCAGGGACTTTATCCCATCAAGAAAATATTGCCCTAGTGAGACTGACTGGACTCCCGGCTAAACGATGGGGAGTGTATACCCTCAAAGACAGAGACTTATCCGTTTATCAAGGATGTGTGTTAATGGATAGTCAGGGAACGAATAGTCAGTTAATGCCTCTGATTAAAGAACATAAGATTCCGGTCGTGGTCGTGGTAGACCATCACAGCAAACAGGAAGATTTAGGCGCGGAATTTATCGATTTACGGCCTCAAATCCGAGCAACGGCCACGATTTTAACTCAATATCTACAAAGTGGGATATTAAAGTTAAATAGTAATGATACTTGTCATGTTAAATGTGCTACGGCATTAATGCACGGAATTCGCTCAGATAGCAATAATTTGTTACAAGCATTAGAAGCAGATTTTCAATCCGCCGCCTATCTCAGTCGATTTTATGATGTACAATTGCTCAATGCGGTGTTACAATCGGCTCGTTCTCGCCGGGTAATGGATATTATCGAGCGATCGCTTAAAAACCGTATGATTAAAAATAACTTCTCGATTGCTGGAGTGGGGTATTTACGCTATGATGACCGAGATGCTATCCCTCAAGCGGCAGACTTTTTAGTCACAGAAGAAAATATTCATACGGCGGTGGTGTATGGAATAGTTCATGATGAAGATGAAGGAGTTGAATTAATTATAGGCTCATTAAGAACCACAAAATTAACTTTAGATCCGGATGAATTTCTTAAAGAAGCGTTTGGCCATGATGGACAAGGACACTTTTTTGGAGGTGGACGGTATATGGCCGGAGGGTTTGAAATTCCCGTTGGTTTTCTGGGAGGGTTTAATGATAATAATCAGTATGCCAAACTAAAATGGGAAGTTTTTGATACTCAAATTAAACAAAAATTGCTCCGTTTAGTTAATCCGGATGCGAGTGTTATTGAAACTTAA
- the sixA gene encoding phosphohistidine phosphatase SixA produces the protein MTKLYLIRHGIAADRADYSNDEDRPLTEKGKQKTEQVAKCLHKKGVKFDLILTSPLVRAKATAEILSQEGLGKKIAEFAPLAPAGDIENWVNWWSKWEYNKDDSSLALVGHQPDLGNWSELFVWGRTEEKLIVKKAGVIGIRILDKDKPIGNCELFLLTSPKWLL, from the coding sequence ATGACAAAACTTTATTTAATTCGTCATGGAATAGCGGCTGACCGGGCGGACTATTCTAATGATGAAGACCGTCCTTTAACAGAAAAAGGAAAACAAAAAACTGAACAAGTCGCTAAATGTCTTCATAAAAAAGGGGTCAAATTTGATTTAATTTTAACTAGCCCCTTAGTTAGAGCCAAAGCTACCGCAGAAATTCTCTCTCAAGAGGGGTTAGGAAAAAAAATAGCAGAATTTGCCCCCCTTGCCCCGGCTGGAGACATTGAAAATTGGGTCAATTGGTGGTCAAAATGGGAGTATAATAAGGATGATAGCTCTCTTGCCCTAGTGGGTCATCAACCAGACTTAGGCAACTGGTCAGAACTTTTTGTATGGGGAAGAACCGAAGAAAAACTGATCGTCAAAAAAGCGGGGGTGATTGGAATCAGGATACTCGACAAAGATAAGCCTATCGGTAATTGTGAATTATTTTTGTTGACTTCCCCTAAGTGGTTGCTCTAA